Proteins from a single region of Streptomyces sp. HUAS 15-9:
- a CDS encoding sensor histidine kinase, whose translation MARFLRPLTRGTTYTRLLHLWLPMLIFSVWMFIDSSKPWVPALVLLPFGLLPVVRMGEGVQARLLLTPGVEEPGISVTPSATWPDRLRTVLWMEVRLVLGVATSMASVWLPALAYELGRMAWGHVADVPVLDRAEPHWAYALLIPLPLITLYGALVGLGELVTAVARRLLGTSAAERLAALEERTEQLLERTRIARELHDSIGHALTVAVVQAGAARTAGDPEFTERALGAIEETGRAALEDLERVLGVLRESERPVSGRPTLADADRLLDSARASGAKVDAEVTGPVETVPGPVSREGYRILQEALTNVLRHAGAVPVRVRVTVAGGTLALEVRNPLRAPVPGPGRGSGLRGIRERAALLGGRAHTGPHEGDWQVHAELPLR comes from the coding sequence ATGGCCCGCTTTCTGCGCCCGCTGACGCGGGGGACGACGTACACACGACTGCTGCATCTGTGGCTGCCGATGCTGATCTTCAGCGTGTGGATGTTCATCGACTCGTCGAAGCCGTGGGTGCCCGCGCTCGTGCTCCTTCCGTTCGGGCTCCTCCCGGTCGTGCGGATGGGCGAGGGCGTGCAGGCGCGGCTGCTGCTCACGCCCGGCGTGGAGGAGCCGGGGATCTCCGTGACGCCGTCGGCGACCTGGCCGGACCGGCTGCGCACGGTGCTGTGGATGGAGGTGCGGCTGGTCCTGGGCGTGGCCACCTCGATGGCCTCGGTGTGGCTTCCGGCGCTCGCGTACGAACTCGGCAGGATGGCGTGGGGACACGTTGCCGATGTCCCGGTCCTGGACCGGGCGGAGCCGCACTGGGCCTACGCCTTGCTGATCCCGCTCCCCCTGATCACGCTCTACGGCGCCCTCGTCGGGCTCGGCGAGCTCGTCACCGCCGTCGCGCGGCGGCTGCTCGGTACGTCCGCCGCCGAGCGGCTCGCCGCCCTGGAGGAGCGGACCGAGCAACTCCTGGAGCGCACCCGTATCGCCCGTGAGCTGCACGACTCCATCGGGCACGCACTGACGGTGGCGGTGGTGCAGGCGGGCGCGGCGCGGACGGCGGGCGACCCGGAATTCACCGAGCGTGCCCTGGGCGCCATCGAGGAGACGGGGCGGGCCGCGCTGGAGGACCTGGAGCGGGTGCTGGGTGTCCTGCGGGAGTCCGAGCGGCCGGTGAGCGGCCGGCCCACCCTGGCCGACGCCGACCGGCTCCTGGATTCCGCGCGCGCCTCCGGCGCCAAGGTCGACGCCGAGGTGACCGGTCCCGTGGAGACGGTGCCGGGACCGGTCTCCCGCGAGGGCTACCGCATCCTCCAGGAGGCGCTGACCAATGTGCTGCGCCATGCGGGGGCCGTGCCCGTGCGGGTACGCGTCACGGTGGCCGGGGGCACTCTCGCGCTGGAGGTGCGCAATCCGCTCAGAGCCCCGGTGCCCGGTCCCGGCCGGGGCAGCGGGCTGCGGGGCATACGCGAGCGTGCGGCCCTGCTCGGCGGCCGCGCGCACACCGGACCGCACGAGGGCGACTGGCAGGTGCACGCCGAACTACCCTTGCGGTGA